In Pedobacter heparinus DSM 2366, the following are encoded in one genomic region:
- a CDS encoding sulfatase family protein, with amino-acid sequence MKRTTILILAFLLFGTTIHLSAQTAKPNVIFIYADDLGYGDLSCYGATKINTPNLDKLAKNGIRFTNGHSTSATCTPSRFAVMTGQYPWRQKGTEILPGDAALIVPTNTTTLPKVFKKAGYQTAVVGKWHLGLGKQVEKNWNTEVTPGPNEVGFDYSFIFPATADRVPTVFMENHKILALDQTDPIRVDYKNPVGNDPTGKEHPELLKLKSSAGQGHNNTIVNSIGRIGYMEGGHKARWTDEEVSTTFLTKARDFIEKNKNQPFFLYFTLTEPHVPRMPATMFKGKSELGLRGDAILQLDWTVGQIMKQLEYLKLDKNTLIIFSSDNGPVLDDGYEDEAVKKSVGHQPSGIFRGGKYSSFEAGTRVPWIMSWPGTILPKVSEAMVCQMDLLASFSYLLNVPLPADETTDSENVLPALLGKSTKGRTTLITQGGPLAIIKNNWKYIEPGKGIAYDKLTGIEMGVSASGQLYNLNTDPGETENVLYKYASKAKELATLLNAIKAK; translated from the coding sequence ATGAAAAGAACAACAATTCTGATTTTAGCATTCCTTCTTTTTGGCACAACGATTCATCTATCAGCCCAAACGGCAAAACCAAATGTTATTTTTATTTATGCAGATGATTTGGGTTATGGCGACCTGAGCTGCTATGGTGCTACTAAAATAAATACTCCAAACCTTGACAAACTTGCAAAAAATGGCATCCGCTTTACCAACGGGCATTCTACTTCAGCCACCTGTACCCCATCCCGCTTCGCGGTTATGACAGGGCAATACCCATGGCGCCAAAAAGGAACAGAAATTTTACCTGGCGACGCGGCACTGATTGTTCCAACAAATACGACTACCCTGCCTAAAGTATTTAAAAAAGCTGGTTATCAAACCGCAGTTGTAGGTAAATGGCACCTCGGGTTGGGTAAACAAGTAGAAAAAAACTGGAATACTGAAGTAACACCCGGGCCAAATGAAGTGGGCTTCGATTATTCATTTATTTTTCCGGCAACAGCCGATAGGGTCCCAACTGTTTTTATGGAAAATCATAAAATACTGGCTTTGGATCAGACAGACCCCATCAGAGTAGATTATAAAAATCCGGTCGGCAACGATCCGACAGGAAAAGAGCATCCGGAATTGCTAAAACTCAAATCTTCAGCAGGACAGGGACACAACAATACCATTGTAAACAGTATTGGCAGGATTGGGTACATGGAGGGCGGTCACAAAGCCAGGTGGACAGATGAAGAGGTATCCACAACATTTCTGACCAAGGCCCGGGATTTTATAGAAAAGAATAAAAATCAACCGTTTTTCCTTTATTTTACACTAACCGAACCGCATGTGCCCCGTATGCCTGCCACCATGTTTAAAGGGAAAAGTGAACTTGGATTAAGGGGTGATGCGATATTGCAGCTGGACTGGACAGTAGGCCAGATCATGAAACAACTGGAATATCTGAAACTGGATAAAAATACCCTCATTATTTTTTCGAGTGATAACGGCCCGGTACTGGACGATGGCTATGAAGATGAGGCTGTAAAAAAAAGTGTCGGACATCAACCTTCCGGAATTTTCAGGGGCGGCAAATACAGTTCATTCGAAGCCGGAACAAGGGTTCCATGGATCATGAGTTGGCCAGGCACCATATTGCCAAAGGTATCTGAAGCTATGGTTTGCCAAATGGACTTACTCGCCTCTTTTTCCTACCTTTTAAACGTCCCACTGCCTGCTGATGAAACTACCGACAGCGAAAATGTCTTACCTGCGTTGCTAGGCAAATCCACAAAAGGCCGTACCACATTAATTACACAGGGAGGCCCACTGGCCATCATCAAAAACAACTGGAAATACATTGAACCAGGTAAGGGCATTGCTTACGATAAATTAACAGGTATAGAGATGGGTGTATCGGCAAGTGGTCAATTGTATAACCTGAACACCGATCCTGGAGAAACTGAAAATGTTCTCTACAAATACGCGAGCAAAGCAAAAGAGCTGGCTACACTGCTCAATGCTATAAAAGCTAAATAA
- a CDS encoding efflux RND transporter periplasmic adaptor subunit: MRKNFIAKPLLMCLVLVAVLLVSACNRKKVKHDAADDPAIVKIDSNLSHLLKPSNEQVVAKLPVIKADYGTKIFTEEVQGLVNYDTRNEKSIASRVSGRIERLLIKYNYQPVKKGQLIMEVYSPDLAAAQQELLFLKNSEKDPALLNSAIQRLMLLGMNAAAVNQLLKTGKINYRIPVYSHANGYILEKNAAPVVAAPSPTGGSNGSSDRMAGMGSAASTTGATISRPSTPASTPLLLREGQYVSAGQSLFTIYNADRLVAEFSLKPALAALLKKGHRFVFYKNNEKNNMETGAIGLIQPVFKDGDNFTIARVYLHKPSFRVGELLTARIPVLLPKSWWLPESALVSLGNKRIVFKKEGNVFIPKQVDAGITIGGMVQVKTDISNWPISKNAAYLVDSESFIKISQ; the protein is encoded by the coding sequence ATGAGAAAGAACTTTATCGCTAAGCCCCTGCTGATGTGTTTGGTACTGGTTGCTGTTCTGCTGGTAAGTGCCTGTAACCGCAAAAAAGTAAAGCATGATGCAGCTGACGATCCTGCCATTGTAAAAATAGACAGTAACCTGTCTCATTTGTTAAAACCTTCAAATGAGCAGGTGGTAGCCAAATTACCTGTAATTAAGGCCGATTATGGTACAAAGATATTTACTGAGGAAGTACAGGGCCTGGTAAATTACGATACCCGTAATGAAAAAAGCATTGCCAGCAGGGTAAGTGGCAGGATAGAACGTTTACTGATCAAATACAATTATCAGCCGGTTAAAAAGGGACAGTTGATTATGGAAGTTTATTCGCCTGATCTCGCTGCAGCACAGCAGGAACTGTTGTTTTTGAAAAACTCAGAAAAAGATCCGGCCCTGTTAAATAGCGCTATACAACGCTTAATGCTTTTGGGAATGAATGCTGCTGCGGTCAATCAGCTACTGAAAACAGGAAAGATAAATTACCGCATTCCGGTATACAGCCATGCAAATGGTTATATACTGGAAAAAAATGCTGCTCCGGTTGTTGCTGCCCCATCCCCGACTGGGGGAAGTAACGGATCTTCAGATAGGATGGCTGGAATGGGTAGCGCCGCTTCAACAACTGGTGCTACCATTAGTAGACCATCAACCCCGGCCAGTACCCCTCTGCTATTGCGTGAAGGACAATATGTAAGTGCGGGACAATCACTATTTACTATTTACAATGCTGATCGCCTGGTGGCCGAATTTTCGTTGAAGCCTGCATTGGCTGCATTGCTAAAAAAGGGGCACCGGTTTGTATTTTATAAAAACAACGAAAAAAATAATATGGAGACGGGAGCCATTGGCTTAATCCAACCTGTATTTAAAGACGGAGATAATTTTACCATTGCCCGGGTGTACCTGCATAAGCCCAGTTTCAGGGTAGGCGAATTGCTGACTGCAAGAATCCCTGTATTGCTACCAAAATCATGGTGGCTGCCGGAATCAGCCCTGGTATCTTTAGGAAATAAAAGAATCGTATTTAAAAAAGAAGGCAATGTTTTTATCCCTAAACAGGTTGATGCCGGGATCACCATTGGAGGGATGGTACAGGTTAAAACCGATATCAGTAACTGGCCTATCAGTAAAAATGCAGCTTATCTGGTAGACAGTGAAAGCTTTATAAAAATATCACAATAG
- a CDS encoding regulatory protein RecX: MMDRPEKKPVKPDKKSALAKAEHYCAYQERSQQELRDKLYEWGLWSNEVEEVISELIQTNFLNEERFTKAYVSGKFNIKHWGKMKIKQGLKLKRVPDKMISNALKAIDYDEYLKTILMLAEKKLPSISEKDPYKRKYKLVSYLLARGFENDLIFEVLKANDLA; encoded by the coding sequence ATGATGGACAGGCCCGAAAAGAAACCAGTTAAACCGGATAAGAAAAGTGCTTTAGCTAAGGCTGAACATTATTGTGCTTACCAAGAACGCTCTCAGCAAGAACTGCGAGATAAATTGTATGAGTGGGGGCTTTGGAGCAATGAGGTGGAAGAAGTGATATCGGAGCTGATACAAACCAACTTTTTAAATGAAGAGCGTTTTACAAAGGCTTACGTTTCGGGTAAGTTTAACATAAAGCACTGGGGCAAGATGAAAATAAAGCAGGGACTTAAATTGAAACGTGTGCCCGATAAGATGATTTCGAATGCACTTAAGGCTATAGATTATGATGAATATTTAAAGACTATATTGATGCTGGCAGAAAAAAAGCTTCCTTCAATAAGTGAAAAGGACCCTTATAAAAGAAAATATAAGCTGGTGTCTTATCTGCTGGCCAGAGGTTTTGAGAATGATTTGATTTTTGAGGTGTTGAAGGCCAATGACTTAGCTTAA
- a CDS encoding efflux RND transporter periplasmic adaptor subunit, translated as MERKIFLKNMALMALFPSVFIAACSEGKKSAAGVGGQKLQTFTCPMHPQVVKNEMGTCPICGMDLVPFEKNSNDKALKVDEKRQALANIGILMIGENSLSGVKQLNGRLVVNPEQSSYISSRIAGRIERLYVQETGVKVKKGQPLYKLYSEQLATLQQEYLMAIAQEKQFQGDQIERQIVASAKQKLLLYGQSEQEVKQLVKTRKKDPFVVFYAPEGGIVAEVSVTEGQYVTEGSPVLRLEGYAQLWVEADVYPDEAKNVKDGQKVKVVITGWEDQPQEMTISFINPALASGTQLMQIRGSIPNPGNQWQPGLQANVFLPSGNKSKALTLPVDAVIRDGKGMHVWIKKGKDSFEPRLVKTGQENDNQVEISAGLKNGDQVVVTGAYLLYSEYILKKGKNPIEGLKM; from the coding sequence ATGGAACGGAAAATATTCTTAAAAAACATGGCCCTGATGGCGCTGTTTCCATCGGTATTCATTGCAGCCTGCAGTGAGGGGAAAAAGTCGGCAGCAGGGGTAGGAGGCCAAAAGTTACAGACTTTTACCTGCCCCATGCACCCACAGGTCGTAAAAAATGAAATGGGGACCTGTCCGATCTGTGGCATGGACCTGGTGCCGTTTGAAAAGAACAGCAACGATAAGGCTTTAAAAGTAGATGAAAAGCGCCAGGCCCTGGCCAATATTGGCATCCTTATGATTGGCGAAAATAGCCTTTCGGGGGTTAAACAGTTAAACGGCCGTCTGGTGGTTAACCCGGAACAGAGCAGTTACATTTCCAGTAGGATTGCAGGGCGGATAGAGCGGCTTTATGTTCAGGAAACAGGGGTTAAGGTAAAGAAGGGACAACCCTTGTATAAGCTCTATTCTGAACAACTGGCTACGCTTCAGCAAGAATATCTGATGGCTATTGCCCAGGAAAAGCAATTTCAGGGTGATCAAATAGAAAGGCAGATTGTGGCTTCGGCTAAACAAAAACTGTTGCTGTACGGACAATCGGAACAAGAGGTAAAGCAACTGGTTAAAACCCGGAAAAAAGATCCATTTGTGGTTTTTTATGCGCCAGAAGGAGGGATAGTAGCAGAAGTGTCGGTAACAGAGGGACAATATGTAACCGAAGGTAGTCCGGTTTTGCGACTGGAAGGCTATGCACAGTTATGGGTGGAAGCCGATGTGTATCCTGATGAGGCGAAAAATGTGAAAGATGGCCAGAAAGTTAAAGTGGTAATCACTGGCTGGGAAGATCAGCCCCAGGAAATGACCATTAGTTTTATTAATCCTGCACTGGCTTCGGGTACCCAGCTGATGCAAATCCGGGGTTCCATCCCTAATCCTGGAAACCAGTGGCAACCAGGCTTACAGGCCAATGTTTTTTTGCCTTCCGGAAATAAAAGTAAGGCACTCACCTTACCTGTTGATGCAGTAATACGAGATGGGAAGGGGATGCACGTATGGATTAAAAAGGGGAAAGATAGCTTTGAGCCAAGGTTGGTGAAAACCGGGCAGGAGAACGATAACCAGGTAGAAATTTCTGCTGGCCTGAAAAATGGCGACCAGGTAGTGGTAACGGGTGCTTACCTGTTGTATAGTGAATATATCCTTAAAAAAGGAAAAAATCCCATTGAAGGGTTAAAAATGTAA
- a CDS encoding DUF3347 domain-containing protein, which yields MKPVINFAIILAAVTLFAACGNTQKPAEADPHAGHNHAQGEGHTAPTEQATAGVSIKDDKLNAVYQHYIHLSTALVNEDVAEAKVAASAIELGAKELTGGTALVTLASKITTGADIEAQRTVFSDLSNDFIARVKASGLNSGEVYVEYCPMALHDKGASWLSNKKEIRNPYFGESMMTCGEVKEIIK from the coding sequence ATGAAACCAGTAATCAATTTCGCAATTATTTTGGCCGCAGTAACTTTATTTGCAGCCTGTGGAAATACTCAAAAACCCGCTGAAGCAGATCCTCATGCCGGACATAACCATGCCCAGGGTGAAGGTCATACAGCGCCTACGGAACAAGCTACTGCAGGTGTCAGCATTAAAGATGATAAACTGAATGCAGTATACCAGCATTATATACACCTGAGCACCGCATTGGTAAATGAGGATGTGGCAGAAGCAAAGGTGGCGGCTAGCGCCATTGAATTGGGTGCAAAAGAACTGACTGGCGGAACTGCGCTGGTAACCTTAGCCTCAAAAATAACTACTGGGGCAGATATTGAAGCACAAAGGACTGTGTTTTCGGATCTGAGCAATGATTTTATTGCACGTGTTAAAGCTTCAGGTTTAAATTCTGGTGAAGTATATGTTGAGTACTGCCCTATGGCACTGCACGATAAAGGAGCTAGCTGGTTAAGTAATAAAAAAGAAATCAGAAACCCCTATTTTGGCGAAAGCATGATGACCTGCGGCGAAGTAAAAGAGATCATAAAATAA
- a CDS encoding DUF2147 domain-containing protein has product MKHLIFLLLLTAISFTGFAQNKDAIIGKWINSSGEAHVDITKKGEKYFGKIVWLKEPKDEKGNVKTDVKNPDENQRKQPILGLEILKNFVFDEGKWTDGKIYDPKSGKTYSCNMTMKGNDILNMRGYIGFSLIGRSETWKRVK; this is encoded by the coding sequence ATGAAACACTTAATTTTTTTATTGCTGCTTACGGCAATTTCCTTTACAGGCTTTGCCCAGAACAAAGATGCCATTATTGGCAAATGGATTAATTCTTCAGGTGAAGCACATGTTGATATTACCAAAAAAGGTGAAAAATACTTCGGTAAAATTGTATGGTTAAAAGAACCTAAGGATGAAAAGGGAAATGTAAAAACAGATGTAAAGAACCCGGATGAAAACCAGAGGAAACAACCTATTCTTGGCCTTGAGATCTTGAAAAACTTTGTTTTTGATGAAGGGAAATGGACTGACGGCAAGATCTACGATCCAAAATCAGGTAAAACCTATAGTTGTAACATGACTATGAAGGGGAATGACATATTGAACATGAGGGGCTATATTGGCTTCTCGCTGATCGGCAGGTCGGAAACCTGGAAACGTGTAAAATAA
- a CDS encoding TolC family protein, giving the protein MYIIKKILWILLLLPFYTIAQQRQPVLSLDTILQRIDRNNLLLQSYGLKAESYKHTAKAATAWMAPMVGVGTFMTPYPGQMLMDDRDKGSVMVQLEQDIPNQVKLNANKRYIESKGKVENETRGVTLNEYKTQAKRLYFGWLVALQKIRILQENQKIMEMMKKIEEIRYPYNQSKLGSVYKTAAKLEENQNMIRMQEGDIARASAWLNSLMNVQGNTRFTIDTAYQPSFVPAAAIDTASLAMTRNDIKKMDYRIQSMQLNIEAMKKQSRPDFKLRFDHMSPLTNMMPKAFSVMGMVSIPIVPWSSKMYKSEVKGMEYEIQAMGKEKAAMLQETQGMLYGMQFEIQSMEQRIAATENKIIPTLQKTLDVSFLSYRENKMELPEVIGAWEALTMMQTNVLDEKLKLYLMIADYEKELYR; this is encoded by the coding sequence ATGTACATCATTAAAAAAATACTATGGATTTTATTGCTGCTGCCGTTTTATACAATAGCGCAGCAACGACAGCCTGTACTTTCGCTGGATACCATTTTGCAGCGGATAGATAGAAATAACCTGCTGCTGCAATCGTACGGCTTAAAAGCGGAAAGCTATAAGCATACGGCAAAAGCTGCAACAGCCTGGATGGCACCCATGGTGGGTGTGGGGACGTTTATGACGCCATATCCGGGACAGATGTTGATGGACGACAGGGATAAAGGTTCGGTAATGGTACAGCTGGAACAAGACATACCGAATCAGGTTAAGCTGAATGCCAATAAGCGTTATATTGAGTCGAAGGGCAAGGTGGAAAATGAAACCCGTGGCGTAACATTAAACGAATATAAAACCCAGGCCAAACGTCTGTATTTTGGCTGGCTGGTGGCGCTGCAGAAAATCAGGATTTTACAAGAGAACCAGAAGATTATGGAGATGATGAAGAAGATCGAGGAGATCAGGTATCCCTATAACCAGTCGAAATTAGGCAGTGTGTACAAAACTGCTGCAAAGCTGGAAGAGAACCAGAATATGATCCGGATGCAGGAAGGTGATATTGCAAGGGCAAGTGCCTGGTTAAACAGCCTGATGAATGTGCAGGGGAATACCCGTTTTACTATTGATACTGCTTACCAGCCCAGCTTTGTGCCAGCTGCGGCCATTGATACGGCAAGCCTGGCAATGACCCGTAACGACATCAAAAAAATGGATTACCGTATACAGTCTATGCAGCTCAATATTGAGGCCATGAAAAAACAGAGCAGACCTGATTTTAAATTGAGGTTCGACCACATGTCGCCTTTAACCAATATGATGCCTAAAGCCTTTAGTGTAATGGGCATGGTGAGCATTCCGATAGTGCCTTGGTCATCCAAAATGTATAAATCAGAAGTGAAAGGCATGGAATATGAGATACAGGCTATGGGTAAGGAAAAAGCTGCGATGCTGCAGGAAACCCAGGGCATGCTGTATGGTATGCAGTTCGAGATCCAATCAATGGAACAGCGTATTGCAGCAACGGAAAACAAGATCATCCCGACCTTGCAAAAAACACTGGATGTTAGCTTTTTAAGCTATCGCGAAAATAAGATGGAGCTGCCGGAAGTAATTGGCGCGTGGGAAGCGCTGACCATGATGCAGACCAATGTACTTGACGAGAAACTGAAACTTTATTTAATGATTGCAGATTATGAGAAAGAACTTTATCGCTAA